CTATTTTTGTGGTTTCCGAAGGAGGCTTTTTAGAAGGTCTTGCTTCCAGAAAAGATATGCTCAAAGCTAGCATGGGAGGCAAGGATATAAATAAGCTTCCAGTGGGGGTTGTAATGACACGAATGCCGAATATTATCGTAACTTATCCCGATGAGTCCGTGCTAAGAGCTGCGGAAAAATTAATCCAGCATCAGGTTGATTCTCTGCCGGTAGTAGAACCGGTACAGCATGAAGGGAAAGAAAAATACCGGGTGGTAGGTCGTTTTACGAAAACTAATATTACAAGGCTTTTCGTCAGCCTGGCCGGAAAGTAAAAGGAGGTATTGGCAATTAACCTGAAATTAGAGCAGAGTCCTGTGGTTTATATTCTTTCTGATTCTATAGGAGAAACGGGGGAAGTGGTGGCAAAGGCGGCTGCCAGCCAGTTTGATTCGGGTCGGGTTGATATAAGACGGGTACCTTATTTAAGTTCGGTCCGGGAAGTAGAAGAGGCTTTGCAGGAGGCGGAAAGTTCCAAAGCTTTGGTAGTTTATACGCTGGTACGACCGGACTTAAAAGAGTACCTGGAAAAACGGGCCCATGAGTTCTCGATACCCCATGTGGATATAATGGGGCCAATGTTAGAAGGCTTAAAACAAATAACCAAGCAAAATCCGAAATATCAGCCAGGGCTTATTCGTAAAATGGATGAGGCGTACTTTAGTAAAGTCGAAGCTATTGAGTTTGCTGTAAAATATGACGACGGTAAAGAGCCCCGGGGGCTTTTACGGGCAGATCTGGTGGTAATCGGGGTTTCTAGAACCTCTAAAACCCCGCTCTGTATGTATTTAGCCCATAAGGGGATTAAAGCAGCTAATGTGCCTTTAGTTCCTGAAGCATCTCCACCGGAAGAACTGTTTAAAATACCGCCGCAAAAAGTGGTGGGGCTTACGATTAAGCCTTCTATTTTATTTGAAATAAGAAAAGAGCGCTTAAAAACTCTGGGGCTGTCCCAAACCGCCGATTATGCCAATATGGAGAGGATTTTGGCGGAACTGGATTATGCCCTGGGGATTATGAAAAAAATTGGCTGTGCCGTAATTGATGTTAGCAATAAAGCGGTGGAAGAAACCGCTGCCAGAGTTTTAGAAATTTATCGGAAAGGGGTAGGGTGATGGTGCCAAAGTTTGTCTATCTTTTTCATGAAGGTCGTGCTGACATGAAAGATTTACTGGGGGGCAAAGGAGCAAATCTTGCGGAGATGACCAATATTGGTCTTCCGGTACCTCCAGGGATGACTATTACGACGGAAGCTTGCCGGGAATATTATCGCTTAGGGGGGAGATTCCCGGAAGGCTTAATGGATGAGGTTAAAGAAAAGCTTACTTATCTTGAAGAAAAAACCGGGAAAAAATTCGGTGATCCTGCTAACCCCCTTTTAGTGTCGGTCAGGTCCGGAGCAAAATTTTCGATGCCCGGCATGATGGACACGATCTTAAATTTAGGGTTAAACGATGAAACGGTGGAGGGTTTGGCGAAAAACACCCAAAACCCGCGGTTTGCTTATGATGCGTACCGGCGGTTTATCCAAATGTTTGGGGATGTGGTTTTAGAGATTCCCAAACATGAGTTTGAACATATTTTAGACCGGCAAAAGGAAAAAGAAGGGGTAACCTTTGACCAGGAACTTTCCGCTGAAGCTTTAAAGGAAGTTATTGCCCGATATAAAGAATTGGTGGAAAGAAAAACTGGAAAGCCTTTCCCTTCAGATCCTATAGTCCAGCTAACCATGGCCATTGAAGCGGTTTTTAAATCCTGGAATAACGACCGGGCTATTGTCTACCGGAATTTAAATAAAATTCCCCACGACCTGGGTACTGCCGTAAACATCCAGTCAATGGTCTTTGGCAATATGGGCAATGACTCCGGTACCGGGGTGGCGTTTACCCGTAATCCTTCCACCGGGGAAAAGGTTTTATACGGTGAATATCTGACCAACGCTCAAGGAGAAGATGTGGTCGCCGGTATTCGTACTCCCAGTCCCATTGCTAAATTAAAAGAAGAAATGCCGGAAGTTTATGAACAGTTTGTCAATATTGCTAAACTCTTAGAAAGTCACTATAAAAACATGCAGGATATCGAATTTACCATTGAACGGGGTAAACTCTACATCCTGCAGACCCGAAACGGTAAGCGCACTGCCCAGGCCGCAGTAAAAATTGCCCACGACTTGGTGGAAGAAGGATTAATAACCAAAAAAGAAGCAATCTTACTGGTGGAACCGGGACAATTAGACCAGCTTCTCCACCGGCAGATTGACCCAAATGCCAAAGTCGAGGTTATCGCCAAAGGTCTTCCTGCCTCGCCGGGAGCCGCTTCCGGTATTGTGGTTTTTGATGCCGATGAAGCGGAGAAACTGGGCAAAGAAGGGAAAAAGGTATTGCTGGTCCGGACGGAAACCACTCCCGATGACATTCACGGCATTGTAGCTGCCCAGGGGGTCTTAACCAGCCGGGGCGGAATGACCAGCCATGCGGCGGTAGTGGCCCGAGGGATGGGTAAGCCGTGTGTTTGCGGTTGTGAAGCTATTAAGATTGATTATGAAAAAAAATTATTTACCGTAGGCAACCTTACCGTAAAAGAAGGGGATTTTGTTTCCATTGATGGTTCGACCGGTCGGGTGATTCTCGGAACGGTACCGATGAAAGATCCAGAGTTATCACCGGAATTTCTTAAACTTTTAGAATGGGCCGATGAGTTAAAGCGGCTGGAAGTCCGGGCCAATGCTGATACTCCGGAAGATGCCCAAAAAGCCCGGGAGTTTGGAGCCAAAGGCATTGGCCTTTGCCGGACGGAACATATGTTTATGGGGCAAGATAGGCTTCCTTATGTGCAAAAAATGATTTTAGCCGAAACCAAGGAGGAGCGGGAAGAAGCTCTCTCTCACCTCCTTCCCATGCAGGAAGGGGATTTCTACGGCATTTTAAAAGCTATGGAAGGCTATCCGGTATGTATCCGGCTCCTGGACCCGCCACTGCATGAATTTTTACCAAGCTTAGAAGAACTATTGGTGGAGACTACCGAGCTCAGGGTGCGGGGAGATAATCCAGAATTACTTGCCGAAAAAGAAGTTCTTTTAAAGAAAGTAAAATCTTTACACGAATTTAACCCGATGCTGGGACACCGGGGCTGCCGGTTGGGTATTACCTTCCCGGAAGTTTACGAAATGCAGATTCGGGCCATCTTTAACGCTGCTGCCCGCTTAACTAAAGAAGGGTATAAAGTCTATCCGGAAGTAGAGATTCCCTTAACCATTGACCTCAGCGAAATGAAGTTCTTTAAAGAAAAAATTGATGCCATTGCCCGGGAAGTAATGGAAAGAGAAGGGGTTACCTTCCACTACACCTCCGGCACCATGATTGAATTACCAAGGGCAGCGCTCCTGGCCGATGAACTGGCCGAAGTTGCCGAATTCTTTAGCTTTGGTACTAACGACTTAACCCAGACTACCCTTGGTTTTAGCCGGGACGACGCCGAAGGGAAGTTTTTAACCCACTACTTAGATATGAAGATTTTAAAGGAAAATCCCTTTATCGTCTTGGACCGCAAAGGTGTAGGTAAACTCATGAAGATAGCCGTCGAAGGTGGGCGGAAAACCCGTCCGGATTTACTGGTCGG
This is a stretch of genomic DNA from Carboxydothermus pertinax. It encodes these proteins:
- a CDS encoding pyruvate, water dikinase regulatory protein, yielding MAINLKLEQSPVVYILSDSIGETGEVVAKAAASQFDSGRVDIRRVPYLSSVREVEEALQEAESSKALVVYTLVRPDLKEYLEKRAHEFSIPHVDIMGPMLEGLKQITKQNPKYQPGLIRKMDEAYFSKVEAIEFAVKYDDGKEPRGLLRADLVVIGVSRTSKTPLCMYLAHKGIKAANVPLVPEASPPEELFKIPPQKVVGLTIKPSILFEIRKERLKTLGLSQTADYANMERILAELDYALGIMKKIGCAVIDVSNKAVEETAARVLEIYRKGVG
- the ppdK gene encoding pyruvate, phosphate dikinase → MVPKFVYLFHEGRADMKDLLGGKGANLAEMTNIGLPVPPGMTITTEACREYYRLGGRFPEGLMDEVKEKLTYLEEKTGKKFGDPANPLLVSVRSGAKFSMPGMMDTILNLGLNDETVEGLAKNTQNPRFAYDAYRRFIQMFGDVVLEIPKHEFEHILDRQKEKEGVTFDQELSAEALKEVIARYKELVERKTGKPFPSDPIVQLTMAIEAVFKSWNNDRAIVYRNLNKIPHDLGTAVNIQSMVFGNMGNDSGTGVAFTRNPSTGEKVLYGEYLTNAQGEDVVAGIRTPSPIAKLKEEMPEVYEQFVNIAKLLESHYKNMQDIEFTIERGKLYILQTRNGKRTAQAAVKIAHDLVEEGLITKKEAILLVEPGQLDQLLHRQIDPNAKVEVIAKGLPASPGAASGIVVFDADEAEKLGKEGKKVLLVRTETTPDDIHGIVAAQGVLTSRGGMTSHAAVVARGMGKPCVCGCEAIKIDYEKKLFTVGNLTVKEGDFVSIDGSTGRVILGTVPMKDPELSPEFLKLLEWADELKRLEVRANADTPEDAQKAREFGAKGIGLCRTEHMFMGQDRLPYVQKMILAETKEEREEALSHLLPMQEGDFYGILKAMEGYPVCIRLLDPPLHEFLPSLEELLVETTELRVRGDNPELLAEKEVLLKKVKSLHEFNPMLGHRGCRLGITFPEVYEMQIRAIFNAAARLTKEGYKVYPEVEIPLTIDLSEMKFFKEKIDAIAREVMEREGVTFHYTSGTMIELPRAALLADELAEVAEFFSFGTNDLTQTTLGFSRDDAEGKFLTHYLDMKILKENPFIVLDRKGVGKLMKIAVEGGRKTRPDLLVGICGEHGGEPSSVEFCHQIGLDFVSCSPYRVPIARLAAAQAAVAEGEIVGTK